The following are encoded together in the Vigna unguiculata cultivar IT97K-499-35 chromosome 2, ASM411807v1, whole genome shotgun sequence genome:
- the LOC114173243 gene encoding protein RKD5, with translation MDSSQTNNTTLLTNLLLFNNTLQPELIRSVHVYRQGDEEERAVEREFLFSECGSYGEMQATPILKFVKSHVSQVFEGYKNGVWLCIFAFHAHQTPQFSRIPPFLLVSRNPKLQMIPNLLHDLQVIYKLDRKEEDKDTALGSTREECQGNRNNFQPSEKVFPVLDQDLNYLPYEEGESELLDNETDVESSPGLLGKKKRAPSDLVAKISLSDLVQYFGMPIVEASRNLNVGLTVLKRKCREFGIPRWPHRKIKSLDSLIHDLQEEAKNQELENMDAAMAVAKRQRMLECEKENIEKKPFMDIQTETKRFRQDVFKRRHRARAVGKHNSTVSNT, from the exons ATGGATTCCTCGCAGACCAACAATACCACTTTGCTCACTAACTTACTACTCTTCAACAACACCCTCCAACCAG AGTTGATCAGGAGCGTGCATGTGTACCGGCAAGGGGATGAAGAGGAAAGGGCAGTTGAGAGGGAGTTTCTGTTTTCAGAGTGTGGTTCCTATGGGGAAATGCAGGCTACCCCAATTCTTAAATTTGTCAAATCCCATGTTTCTCAAGTGTTCGAAGGGTACAAGAATGGAGTGTGGCTTTGTATCTTTGCCTTTCATGCTCATCAAACTCCTCAATTTTCCCGCATTCCTCCGTTTTTGTTGGTCTCAAG AAACCCAAAGCTTCAGATGATTCCAAACTTGCTCCATGATCTCCAGGTGATATATAAGTTGGATAGGAAGGAGGAAGACAAAGACACAGCTCTAGGCTCTACAAGGGAAGAATGTCAAGGAAACAGAAACAATTTCCAGCCATCAGAGAAAGTCTTTCCTGTTCTTGATCAGGATCTCAATTATCTTCCTTACGAAGAAGGCGAGTCCGAATTACTGGACAATGAGACAGATGTTGAAAGCTCACCAG GTTTGCtagggaaaaagaaaagggCACCCAGTGACCTGGTAGCAAAGATTTCCTTATCAGATTTGGTCCAGTACTTTGGTATGCCAATCGTAGAAGCATCAAGAAATCTAAATGTTGGGCTTACTGTTCTCAAGAGAAAGTGCAGAGAATTTGGTATTCCTCGCTGGCCTCATAGAAAGATCAAGTCACTTGATAGTCTCATTCATGATCTTCAG GAAGAAGCAAAGAACCAAGAATTGGAGAACATGGATGCAGCAATGGCAGTGGCAAAGAGACAAAGGATGTTGGAGTGTGAAAAGGAAAACATAGAGAAGAAGCCTTTCATGGACATTCAAACCGAGACCAAGAGGTTTAGGCAAGATGTTTTCAAGAGAAGACACAGAGCAAGAGCGGTTGGAAAACATAATTCTACAGTATCCAACACatag
- the LOC114173853 gene encoding probable serine/threonine-protein kinase PIX13: protein MGLCFASLAPRQTPSNSLHGSGSEREGEGVSGGSSNSNSGNNVVFPSVETRNLKQFNFAELKAATKSFRSDALLGEGGFGKVYKGWLHEKTLTPTKAGSGMVVAVKKLNSESVQGFREWQSEINFLGRVSHPNLVKLLGYCCDDVEFLLVYEFMPKGSLENHLFRRNTSTEPLSWDTRLKIAIGAARGLAFLHTSEKQIIYRDFKASNILLDEDFNAKISDFGLAKLGPSGGVSHVTTRIMGTYGYAAPEYIATGHLYVKSDVYGFGVVLLEILTGLRALDRNRPLEQQNLIEWAKPSLSDKRKLKSIMDERIEGQYSSKAAMKAAQLTLKCLERDRKKRPPMKDVLETLERIQVIKDKRK from the exons ATGGGTCTCTGCTTTGCTTCCCTCGCTCCTCGCCAAACACCTTCTAATTCTCTTCACGGTTCTG GTTCAGAACGTGAAGGCGAAGGTGTTAGTGGAGGAAGCAGTAACAGTAACAGTGGAAACAACGTTGTGTTTCCGAGTGTGGAAACGAGGAACTTGAAGCAGTTCAATTTTGCAGAACTGAAAGCTGCAACGAAGAGTTTCAGATCTGATGCATTGCTTGGAGAAGGGGGTTTTGGGAAAGTTTACAAAGGATGGTTGCATGAGAAGACACTGACACCAACCAAAGCTGGATCTGGAATGGTGGTTGCGGTTAAGAAATTGAACTCCGAGAGTGTGCAGGGATTTCGAGAATGGCAG TCAGAAATCAATTTCTTAGGAAGAGTTTCTCACCCAAACCTGGTGAAGCTTTTGGGTTACTGTTGTGACGATGTGGAATTTCTACTTGTGTACGAGTTCATGCCAAAGGGAAGCTTGGAGAATCATCTCTTTAGAA GAAACACTAGCACAGAACCACTGTCTTGGGACACCAGACTCAAAATAGCTATTGGTGCAGCTAGAGGCTTGGCTTTCTTACACACTTCAGAAAAGCAAATCATATACAGAGATTTCAAAGCCTCAAATATATTACTTGATgag GATTTCAATGCAAAGATTTCAGATTTTGGCTTGGCCAAATTAGGGCCTTCTGGGGGAGTTTCACATGTGACTACCAGGATCATGGGCACATATGGCTATGCTGCTCCAGAATACATTGCAACAG GACACTTGTATGTGAAGAGTGATGTTTATGGTTTTGGTGTAGTGCTGCTTGAAATTCTGACAGGGTTGCGGGCACTTGATAGAAACAGGCCCTTGGAGCAGCAGAATCTAATTGAATGGGCTAAGCCTTCTCTGtctgataaaagaaagttgaaaaGCATAATGGATGAGAGAATAGAGGGTCAGTATTCAAGCAAGGCAGCAATGAAAGCAGCACAATTAACTCTAAAATGCCTTGAACGTGACCGTAAAAAACGTCCTCCCATGAAAGATGTTCTGGAAACATTGGAACGCATACAAGTTATAAAGGATAAAAGGAAATAA
- the LOC114173242 gene encoding probable serine/threonine-protein kinase PIX13 isoform X2, giving the protein MGVCFSSPAGHRSLNSTFPQGSARGSRDLTVSTGSVEGKREVEVEVSEESGVVGSSSDSNSNGNNNKSDGSIVFRSLEMRKLKEFSFAELKAATRSFKSDALLGEGGFGKVYKGWLHEKTLTPTKAGSGIMVAIKKLNPESMQGLQEWQEFNAKISDFGLAKLGPPAGDSHVTTRIIGTYGYAAPEYIATGHLYVKSDVYGFGVVLLEMLKGMRALDQNRPSGQQNLVEWIKPYLSDKTKLKTDIMDEKIEGQYSSNAALKAAQLTLKCLETDPKQRPSMQQVLHTLETIQAIKLRRRKRTKHCSNKFATINNFH; this is encoded by the exons ATGGGTGTCTGTTTTTCTTCCCCCGCTGGCCACCGATCACTCAACTCCACATTCCCTCAAG GTTCAGCGCGTGGAAGTAGGGACTTGACAGTGTCCACGGGGAGCGTGGAAGGAAAGCGtgaagttgaagttgaagttTCGGAGGAGTCTGGGGTTGTCGGAAGCAGCAGTGACAGTAACAGTAACGGTAACAATAATAAGAGTGATGGTAGCATTGTTTTTCGGAGTTTGGAAATGAGGAAGCTGAAGGAGTTTAGTTTCGCGGAGCTGAAAGCAGCTACGAGGAGTTTCAAGTCAGATGCGTTGCTCGGAGAAGGAGGTTTTGGGAAAGTTTACAAAGGATGGTTGCATGAGAAAACTCTGACACCGACCAAAGCTGGTTCTGGAATCATGGTAGCTATCAAAAAGTTGAATCCCGAAAGTATGCAGGGCCTTCAGGAGTGGCAG GAGTTCAACGCGAAAATATCAGATTTTGGTTTGGCGAAACTAGGCCCTCCTGCGGGAGATTCACACGTGACGACGAGAATCATAGGAACATATGGTTATGCTGCTCCAGAATACATTGCAACAG GTCACCTATATGTGAAAAGTGATGTTTATGGATTTGGTGTGGTGCTGCTTGAAATGCTGAAAGGGATGAGAGCACTTGATCAAAACCGGCCTTCAGGGCAGCAGAATCTGGTTGAATGGATTAAGCCTTATCTGTCTGATAAAACTAAGTTGAAAACTGATATTATGGATGAGAAGATCGAGGGTCAGTATTCAAGCAATGCAGCACTCAAAGCAGCACAACTTACTCTAAAATGTCTTGAAACTGACCCTAAACAACGTCCTTCCATGCAACAAGTTCTTCACACCTTAGAAACCATCCAAGCTATCAAACTTAGAAGGAGGAAAAGAACCAAACATTGCTCTAATAAGTTCGCAACTATCAACAATTTTCACTAG
- the LOC114173242 gene encoding probable serine/threonine-protein kinase PIX13 isoform X1 — MGVCFSSPAGHRSLNSTFPQGSARGSRDLTVSTGSVEGKREVEVEVSEESGVVGSSSDSNSNGNNNKSDGSIVFRSLEMRKLKEFSFAELKAATRSFKSDALLGEGGFGKVYKGWLHEKTLTPTKAGSGIMVAIKKLNPESMQGLQEWQSEITFLGTVSHPNLVKLLGYCCDDVEFLLVYEFMPKGSLETHLFWRNNNTEPLSWDTRLKIAIGAARGLAYLHTSDKQIIYRDFKASNILLDEEFNAKISDFGLAKLGPPAGDSHVTTRIIGTYGYAAPEYIATGHLYVKSDVYGFGVVLLEMLKGMRALDQNRPSGQQNLVEWIKPYLSDKTKLKTDIMDEKIEGQYSSNAALKAAQLTLKCLETDPKQRPSMQQVLHTLETIQAIKLRRRKRTKHCSNKFATINNFH; from the exons ATGGGTGTCTGTTTTTCTTCCCCCGCTGGCCACCGATCACTCAACTCCACATTCCCTCAAG GTTCAGCGCGTGGAAGTAGGGACTTGACAGTGTCCACGGGGAGCGTGGAAGGAAAGCGtgaagttgaagttgaagttTCGGAGGAGTCTGGGGTTGTCGGAAGCAGCAGTGACAGTAACAGTAACGGTAACAATAATAAGAGTGATGGTAGCATTGTTTTTCGGAGTTTGGAAATGAGGAAGCTGAAGGAGTTTAGTTTCGCGGAGCTGAAAGCAGCTACGAGGAGTTTCAAGTCAGATGCGTTGCTCGGAGAAGGAGGTTTTGGGAAAGTTTACAAAGGATGGTTGCATGAGAAAACTCTGACACCGACCAAAGCTGGTTCTGGAATCATGGTAGCTATCAAAAAGTTGAATCCCGAAAGTATGCAGGGCCTTCAGGAGTGGCAG TCAGAAATAACGTTTTTGGGAACAGTTTCTCACCCAAACCTGGTGAAGCTTTTGGGTTACTGCTGTGACGATGTGGAGTTTCTCCTTGTGTACGAATTCATGCCAAAGGGAAGCTTGGAGACTCATCTATTTTGGA gaaATAATAACACAGAACCTTTGTCTTGGGACACTCGACTGAAAATAGCTATCGGTGCAGCTCGGGGTTTGGCTTATTTGCACACCTCGGATAAGCAAATCATATACAGAGATTTCAAAGCCTCTAATATACTACTTGATGAG GAGTTCAACGCGAAAATATCAGATTTTGGTTTGGCGAAACTAGGCCCTCCTGCGGGAGATTCACACGTGACGACGAGAATCATAGGAACATATGGTTATGCTGCTCCAGAATACATTGCAACAG GTCACCTATATGTGAAAAGTGATGTTTATGGATTTGGTGTGGTGCTGCTTGAAATGCTGAAAGGGATGAGAGCACTTGATCAAAACCGGCCTTCAGGGCAGCAGAATCTGGTTGAATGGATTAAGCCTTATCTGTCTGATAAAACTAAGTTGAAAACTGATATTATGGATGAGAAGATCGAGGGTCAGTATTCAAGCAATGCAGCACTCAAAGCAGCACAACTTACTCTAAAATGTCTTGAAACTGACCCTAAACAACGTCCTTCCATGCAACAAGTTCTTCACACCTTAGAAACCATCCAAGCTATCAAACTTAGAAGGAGGAAAAGAACCAAACATTGCTCTAATAAGTTCGCAACTATCAACAATTTTCACTAG
- the LOC114172964 gene encoding pentatricopeptide repeat-containing protein At4g39530-like has translation MIRHIALNSDFAKKVCGGLEPFLLSLAKSSNPVTLRQCSQIHAKLILSQCISQTHLTNTLLNLYAKFGHLCHAHILFDHMPYKNVVTWTTLISSYLRTGSLPKAFEMFNQMRETNERPNEYTFSVLLRACATPSLWGVGLQIHGLLVRSGLERDRFAGSSIVHMYFNCGNNLGDACHAFHDLLTKDLVAWNVMISGFAHVGDFSMVHRLFSEMWEVQGLKPDDSTFVSLLKCCSYLEQVKQIHGLASKFGAEADVVVGSALVDLYAKCGDVSSCRKVFDSMEEKDNFVWSSIISGHTMNGRGEEAVHFFKDMCRQRIRPDQHVLSSTLKACVELEDLNTGVQVHGQMIKAGYQNDCFVASVLLTLYASFGELVDVDKLFRRIVDKDIVAWNSMIMAHAQPGRGSGPSMKLLQELRRTTSLQIQAATLVVVLKSCENKLDFPVGRQIHSLIVKSSVSHHTLVGNALVHMYSECGQIGDAFKAFIDIVRKDDGSWSSIIGTYKQNGLESEALELCKEMLADGITFTIYSLPLCISACSQLSIIQVGKQLHGFSIKSGYNRHVYVASSIIDMYAKCGTMEESEKVFDEQVEPNEVIYNAVICGYAHHGKAQEAMEVFNKLEKNGLTPNHVTFLAVLSACSHSGYVEDTLHFFTLMLDKYKIKPESEHYACLVDAFGRAGRLEEAYQIVQKDGSESAWRTLLSACRNHNNTEIGEKSAMRMIELNPSDHASYILLSNIYTGEGKWEEALKCREKMAKIRLKKDPGSSWLI, from the coding sequence ATGATCCGGCACATAGCGTTGAACTCAGATTTTGCAAAGAAAGTATGTGGTGGGCTTGAGCCGTTTTTGCTGTCACTGGCAAAGTCTTCAAACCCCGTAACGCTGAGACAATGCAGTCAAATCCACGCAAAGCTCATTCTCTCCCAATGCATTTCACAAACCCACTTAACCAATACTCTCTTGAATCTGTATGCCAAATTTGGTCACCTTTGCCATGCCCATATCCTGTTCGACCATATGCCTTACAAGAATGTTGTCACCTGGACAACCTTAATTTCCTCTTATCTCCGAACTGGGTCACTTCCAAAAGCCTTTGAGATGTTCAATCAGATGCGTGAAACCAATGAGAGACCCAATGAGTACACATTTTCTGTTCTGCTTCGAGCTTGTGCCACTCCTTCATTGTGGGGAGTGGGTTTGCAGATTCATGGTCTGCTAGTTCGATCTGGGCTTGAGAGAGACAGGTTTGCTGGGAGCTCTATCGTGCATATGTACTTTAACTGTGGCAATAATCTCGGGGATGCATGTCATGCTTTTCATGACTTGTTGACGAAAGACCTTGTTGCATGGAATGTTATGATTTCTGGGTTTGCTCATGTTGGTGACTTTAGCATGGTTCATAGGTTGTTTTCTGAGATGTGGGAGGTCCAAGGATTGAAACCCGATGATAGTACTTTCGTTAGCTTACTCAAATGCTGTTCTTATTTAGAACAGGTAAAGCAAATCCATGGACTTGCATCTAAGTTTGGTGCTGAAGCTGATGTTGTGGTGGGCAGTGCTCTGGTTGACTTGTATGCCAAATGTGGGGATGTAAGTTCTTGCAGGAAAGTCTTTGACTCCATGGAGGAGAAGGATAATTTTGTATGGAGTTCTATCATTTCAGGCCATACCATGAATGGTAGAGGCGAGGAAGCTGTGCACTTTTTCAAGGACATGTGTAGACAAAGGATTAGACCAGATCAGCATGTGTTATCGAGTACTTTGAAAGCTTGTGTTGAACTAGAGGACTTAAACACTGGAGTTCAAGTGCATGGCCAGATGATAAAAGCTGGGTATCAAAACGATTGTTTTGTAGCAAGTGTTTTGTTGACTCTCTATGCCAGTTTTGGTGAACTTGTGGATGTGGACAAGTTGTTCAGAAGAATTGTTGACAAAGATATTGTAGCATGGAACTCAATGATCATGGCTCATGCTCAACCAGGGCGAGGATCCGGTCCCTCAATGAAACTATTACAAGAACTTCGAAGAACCACCTCGTTGCAAATTCAAGCTGCCACCCTAGTTGTTGTTTTAAAGTCTTGTGAGAATAAACTAGATTTTCCTGTAGGTAGACAAATTCATTCACTTATAGTAAAATCGAGTGTGAGCCATCACACTTTGGTTGGCAATGCATTAGTTCACATGTACTCTGAGTGTGGACAAATTGGCGACGCATTTAAAGCTTTTATTGACATTGTCCGAAAAGATGATGGTTCTTGGAGTTCTATTATTGGAACTTATAAACAAAATGGCCTGGAATCAGAAGCTTTGGAGCTATGCAAAGAGATGTTGGCTGATGGAATCACTTTCACCATTTATAGCCTTCCATTGTGTATTTCAGCATGCTCACAACTTTCAATCATACAAGTGGGTAAACAACTCCATGGTTTCTCTATCAAATCTGGTTACAACCGTCATGTGTATGTTGCAAGTTCCATTATAGATATGTACGCAAAATGTGGAACCATGGAGGAGTCAGAGAAGGTTTTTGATGAACAAGTAGAGCCAAATGAAGTAATTTATAATGCTGTGATATGTGGATATGCTCATCATGGAAAAGCACAAGAAGCCATGGAAGTATTCAATAAGTTAGAGAAGAATGGTTTGACCCCCAATCACGTAACTTTCTTAGCTGTGTTATCAGCTTGTAGCCATTCAGGTTATGTGGAAGATACTTTGCATTTCTTTACATTGATGCTtgacaaatacaaaattaagcCAGAATCTGAGCATTATGCATGCTTGGTAGATGCATTTGGTCGAGCAGGAAGGTTAGAGGAAGCTTACCAAATAGTGCAGAAGGATGGAAGTGAATCAGCATGGAGAACATTACTGAGTGCTTGTAGGAATCATAATAACACAGAAATTGGAGAAAAATCTGCAATGAGGATGATAGAATTGAATCCCAGTGATCATGCTTCGTACATTCTTCTGTCAAACATTTACACTGGAGAGGGAAAATGGGAAGAAGCTCTCAAATGTAGGGAGAAAATGGCTAAAATTCGTCTGAAGAAAGACCCAGGCAGTAGTTGGTTGATTTGA
- the LOC114173854 gene encoding dirigent protein 11-like — protein MTFAFHNYALPVFLSLLAVTGGSHLNHRNHRRERGNPAPKSLHFTLFQHETINKTGFVTVNGVEGGEGKSENSTPFGTVLVFQDPLTAKPNRSSKQLGTAEGTSITSGLDGLSSISVAKLTLRLNNHKGSISIVGGTNTLERSDYPVVGGTEDFLFVHGYVTSSPLHVNPPTLVFKIGFHLYWPPYPSQPSY, from the coding sequence aTGACATTCGCTTTCCATAACTATGCTCTTCCCGTTTTCCTTTCACTTTTGGCCGTGACCGGTGGCTCTCATCTCAACCACCGCAACCACCGTCGTGAGCGTGGCAACCCTGCTCCAAAATCCCTTCACTTCACCTTGTTCCAACACGAAACCATAAACAAAACAGGTTTTGTGACAGTGAACGGCGTGGAAGGAGGTGAAGGAAAGAGTGAAAACTCAACCCCGTTTGGCACTGTTTTGGTGTTTCAAGACCCTTTGACTGCGAAACCAAACAGATCCTCCAAACAACTGGGAACTGCAGAAGGAACTTCCATCACCTCTGGTCTTGATGGACTCAGCAGCATTTCTGTTGCAAAGTTAACTCTTCGACTGAACAATCACAAGGGCTCCATTTCCATTGTTGGAGGCACTAACACCCTCGAGCGTTCGGATTATCCAGTCGTAGGAGGCACTGAAGATTTCTTGTTCGTGCATGGCTATGTTACCTCTTCTCCACTTCATGTAAACCCTCCTACACTTGTCTTCAAGATTGGTTTTCATCTTTACTGGCCTCCGTATCCATCTCAACCCTCTTATTAG
- the LOC114173242 gene encoding probable serine/threonine-protein kinase PIX13 isoform X3, whose translation MTTQSEITFLGTVSHPNLVKLLGYCCDDVEFLLVYEFMPKGSLETHLFWRNNNTEPLSWDTRLKIAIGAARGLAYLHTSDKQIIYRDFKASNILLDEEFNAKISDFGLAKLGPPAGDSHVTTRIIGTYGYAAPEYIATGHLYVKSDVYGFGVVLLEMLKGMRALDQNRPSGQQNLVEWIKPYLSDKTKLKTDIMDEKIEGQYSSNAALKAAQLTLKCLETDPKQRPSMQQVLHTLETIQAIKLRRRKRTKHCSNKFATINNFH comes from the exons ATGACAACGCAGTCAGAAATAACGTTTTTGGGAACAGTTTCTCACCCAAACCTGGTGAAGCTTTTGGGTTACTGCTGTGACGATGTGGAGTTTCTCCTTGTGTACGAATTCATGCCAAAGGGAAGCTTGGAGACTCATCTATTTTGGA gaaATAATAACACAGAACCTTTGTCTTGGGACACTCGACTGAAAATAGCTATCGGTGCAGCTCGGGGTTTGGCTTATTTGCACACCTCGGATAAGCAAATCATATACAGAGATTTCAAAGCCTCTAATATACTACTTGATGAG GAGTTCAACGCGAAAATATCAGATTTTGGTTTGGCGAAACTAGGCCCTCCTGCGGGAGATTCACACGTGACGACGAGAATCATAGGAACATATGGTTATGCTGCTCCAGAATACATTGCAACAG GTCACCTATATGTGAAAAGTGATGTTTATGGATTTGGTGTGGTGCTGCTTGAAATGCTGAAAGGGATGAGAGCACTTGATCAAAACCGGCCTTCAGGGCAGCAGAATCTGGTTGAATGGATTAAGCCTTATCTGTCTGATAAAACTAAGTTGAAAACTGATATTATGGATGAGAAGATCGAGGGTCAGTATTCAAGCAATGCAGCACTCAAAGCAGCACAACTTACTCTAAAATGTCTTGAAACTGACCCTAAACAACGTCCTTCCATGCAACAAGTTCTTCACACCTTAGAAACCATCCAAGCTATCAAACTTAGAAGGAGGAAAAGAACCAAACATTGCTCTAATAAGTTCGCAACTATCAACAATTTTCACTAG